The Daucus carota subsp. sativus chromosome 9, DH1 v3.0, whole genome shotgun sequence genome window below encodes:
- the LOC108202597 gene encoding FACT complex subunit SPT16 has protein sequence MADRNGNAKPPVKKESGGGAYAINIDNFSKRLKMLYSHWTESRHEIWGACEVLAIATPPPSEDLRYLKSSALNVWLVGYEFPDTVMVFMKKQIHFLCSQKKVSLLEVLKKPAKETVGVEVVMHVKTKSDDGTALMGSIFLAIHGQSRSEGHDTPIVGHIAREAPEGNLLETWDEKLKGEDFQLVDITNGFSELFAVKDSNEITNVKKAAYLTSSVMKHYVVPKLEKVIDEEKKISHSTLMDDTEKVILDPAKAKVKLKAENVDICYPPIFQSGGEFDLRPSASSNDQHLYFDSTSVIICAIGSRYNSYCSNIARTFLIDANAVQSKAYEVLLRAHEAAIGTLKSGNKVSAAYQAALSVVEKDAPELIAHLTKSAGTGIGLEFRESGLNLNNKNDRVLKAGMVFNVSLGFQNLQTDTMNPKTQKISLLLADTVIVGVNSPEVVTSISSKAVKDVAYSFNEEEEEEKQPKVKPEANGTDASSSKATLRSVNHETSKEELRRQHQAELARQKNEETARRLAGGGSGSMDNRGAMKGSGDLNAYKNINDLPTPRDLMIQVDQKHEAILLPVHGSMVPFHIATVKSVTSQQDTNRTCYIRIIFNVPGTPFNPYDSNTLKYQGSIYIKEASFRSRDPRHSSEIVQQIKTLRRQVTSRESERAERATLVTQEKLQVGGAKFKPIRLLDLWIRPVFGGRGRKLTGTLEAHTNGFRYSTSRNDERADIMYGNIKHAFFQPAEKEMITLLHFHLHNHIMVGNKKTKDVQFYAEVMDVVQTIGGGKRSAYDPDEIEEEQRERARKNKINMDFQNFVNRVNDLWGQPQFKGHDLEFDQPLRELGFHGVPHKSSAFIVPTSSCLVELIETPFVVITLVEIEIVNLERVGLGQKNFDMAVVFKDFKRDVFRIDSIPSTSLDGIKEWLDTTDLKYYESRLNLNWRPILKTITDDPEKFIEDGGWEFLNMEASDSESDNSQESDQGYVPSDAQSDSASEEEEDDDSASLVDSEEDGEEDSEEVSEEEEGKTWEELEKEAVNADKENGAESDSEEERARRKIKAFGKSRVPDRRHPSGSLPKRPRMR, from the coding sequence ATGGCGGATCGAAATGGCAATGCCAAACCTCCTGTTAAGAAAGAATCTGGAGGAGGTGCTTATGCAATTAATATTGATAACTTTAGTAAGCGGCTAAAGATGTTGTACTCACACTGGACTGAATCTCGTCATGAAATTTGGGGTGCGTGTGAGGTTCTTGCAATCGCAACTCCTCCACCGTCAGAAGATTTACGTTACTTAAAATCATCGGCCCTTAATGTATGGTTGGTTGGTTATGAGTTCCCGGACACAGTTATGGTATTCATGAAAAAGCAGATTCATTTCTTGTGTAGCCAGAAGAAGGTCTCATTACTTGAAGTTCTGAAAAAACCAGCTAAAGAAACCGTGGGTGTTGAAGTTGTGATGCATGTGAAGACTAAAAGTGATGATGGAACCGCCCTTATGGGATCTATTTTTCTTGCAATACATGGTCAGTCAAGATCTGAGGGTCATGATACTCCCATTGTAGGACACATAGCACGGGAGGCTCCTGAAGGAAATCTTTTGGAGACGTGGGATGAGAAATTGAAGGGTGAAGACTTTCAGCTTGTCGATATAACAAATGGCTTTTCAGAGCTGTTTGCTGTGAAAGACAGTAATGAGATAACAAATGTGAAAAAGGCTGCGTATCTAACTTCATCTGTGATGAAACATTATGTGGTCCCGAAGCTGGAAAAGGTCATTGATGAGGAAAAGAAAATCTCACATTCTACGTTGATGGATGATACAGAGAAGGTAATACTGGATCCTGCAAAGGCCAAGGTGAAGCTGAAGGCAGAAAATGTTGATATCTGCTACCCTCCGATTTTTCAGAGTGGAGGGGAGTTTGATCTCAGACCTAGTGCATCCAGCAATGATCAACACCTTTACTTTGATTCAACTAGTGTGATTATATGTGCCATTGGCTCTCGTTACAATAGCTATTGCTCAAATATTGCTCGAACTTTTTTAATTGATGCTAACGCAGTGCAAAGCAAAGCATATGAGGTCTTGCTTAGGGCCCATGAAGCAGCTATTGGCACCTTGAAATCAGGCAATAAGGTGTCTGCTGCATATCAAGCAGCACTTTCTGTAGTTGAGAAAGATGCACCAGAGCTGATTGCACACTTGACAAAATCAGCTGGAACTGGAATTGGTCTGGAGTTCCGTGAGTCAGGGCTGAATCTTAATAACAAGAATGATAGGGTGTTGAAAGCAGGAATGGTTTTTAATGTGTCACTTGGTTTCCAGAATTTGCAGACAGATACAATGAATCCAAAGACCCAAAAAATCTCACTTCTGCTTGCTGATACGGTTATTGTTGGCGTAAATTCTCCTGAAGTTGTAACATCTATTAGCTCTAAAGCTGTTAAGGATGTTGCATACTCATtcaatgaagaagaagaagaagaaaagcagCCAAAAGTTAAACCTGAAGCTAATGGTACTGATGCCAGCTCTTCAAAGGCAACACTCAGGTCAGTTAATCATGAGACGTCAAAAGAGGAGCTACGAAGGCAACATCAAGCTGAGCTTGCACGGCAAAAGAATGAAGAAACTGCTAGGAGGCTTGCTGGTGGGGGCTCTGGATCAATGGATAACCGTGGTGCCATGAAAGGCTCGGGGGATTTAAATGCATATAAGAATATTAACGATCTACCTACCCCAAGAGATCTAATGATTCAAGTAGACCAGAAGCATGAAGCAATCCTTTTGCCTGTTCATGGAAGCATGGTCCCGTTTCATATTGCCACTGTGAAGAGTGTTACTAGTCAGCAGGATACTAATCGTACTTGCTATATTCGTATAATATTTAATGTGCCTGGTACTCCCTTTAATCCGTATGATTCAAACACATTAAAGTATCAGGGATCTATTTATATTAAGGAAGCATCGTTCCGGTCCAGGGACCCAAGGCACAGTAGCGAAATTGTGCAACAAATCAAAACCCTCAGGAGGCAAGTTACATCCCGTGAATCAGAAAGAGCTGAGAGGGCAACTTTAGTTACTCAGGAAAAACTTCAAGTTGGTGGAGCAAAGTTTAAGCCAATAAGGTTACTTGATCTATGGATTCGTCCGGTTTTTGGTGGTCGCGGAAGAAAGCTAACAGGCACGTTAGAAGCACACACTAATGGATTCCGGTATTCAACTTCACGAAACGATGAGCGTGCAGACATAATGTATGGTAACATCAAGCATGCTTTCTTTCAACCAGCGGAAAAGGAAATGATCACTCTCTTGCACTTCCATCTGCACAATCATATAATGGTGGGAAATAAGAAAACCAAAGATGTTCAGTTTTATGCTGAAGTAATGGATGTTGTCCAGACGATTGGAGGTGGAAAAAGATCTGCCTATGATCCTGACGAGATTGAGGAAGAACAAAGGGAAAGAGCACGGAAAAACAAGATAAATATGGATTTTCAGAATTTCGTGAATCGAGTGAACGATCTATGGGGACAACCTCAATTCAAGGGGCATGATTTGGAGTTTGATCAGCCACTAAGAGAACTTGGTTTCCACGGGGTACCACACAAATCTTCAGCTTTTATTGTCCCAACTTCTAGCTGCTTAGTGGAGCTTATAGAAACACCATTTGTAGTAATCACTTTAGTTGAGATTGAAATAGTAAATCTCGAAAGAGTAGGTCTTGGGCAAAAGAATTTTGACATGGCAGTTGTTTTCAAGGATTTTAAGAGAGATGTGTTTCGGATTGATTCTATCCCATCAACATCTTTGGATGGCATAAAGGAGTGGCTTGATACAACTGACCTCAAGTATTATGAGAGCAGGCTGAATCTTAACTGGAGACCTATATTGAAGACAATAACGGATGACCCGGAGAAGTTTATAGAGGATGGTGGGTGGGAATTTTTGAACATGGAAGCCAGTGATTCAGAGTCTGATAATTCGCAGGAGTCTGACCAAGGATATGTGCCTTCTGATGCACAATCCGACTCTGCGTCAGAAGAAGAGGAGGATGATGATAGTGCATCCTTGGTGGACTCTGAGGAAGACGGGGAAGAAGATTCAGAGGAAGTGTCtgaagaggaagaaggcaaaacATGGGAAGAATTGGAAAAAGAAGCAGTTAATGCAGATAAAGAAAACGGGGCTGAATCAGACAGTGAAGAGGAGAGAGCTAGAAGGAAAATAAAGGCATTTGGGAAGTCTCGGGTACCAGATAGGAGACACCCAAGTGGCAGCCTTCCTAAGAGACCAAGAATGAGGTGA